In the Pecten maximus chromosome 5, xPecMax1.1, whole genome shotgun sequence genome, aacaaaaaaacgttcaataacaaaatttaaaagatgataaaccaaatacaaatgataaaaaaaaggaaagaagaTTCAATTTTAAATGAACGATCTCAAATTCCTGAGTAATAAGAACACAACTTGCCAACTTGTTTTCTGCAAGGTCAAAAAAgcaaaacaacacaacaaaacatcatTGTGTGACACTGCAACACTATAAAACATCTACATTACAATATCTGACATCAAATGCACAAATATTAATAATGTAACGTCACTAGGGGCATTACCACTATTGTCATAAAAAATTATCGAacttgttacatgtacatttcatatCATTTTCATCTGCTAGTCTAACATGATACCGAATctgtttaaaacaatatttacaaaactCTCTATTTAACTAAAGATTTCTATGTTCACTTATGCCTATAATAACATTACTGTTAGcaaataatttataaacatcattaaacatatacacaaatatGTTCTCAACTCAGAATttcattatgtatgtatatacccCCAATTATTGAAGCTCAGTTCAAAATGCCAAAAAAGTATTTCATTGTTTTGCATGTGTTGCCctctgggcttattacaagatattTACGGTAACATTGAGTACAACTTCACGATCGTTTACAACATCACGATCGCCGATTACAACGTCACAATCGCTGATTACAACATCACAATTGCTTATTAACATCACAATTGCtgaaattttttcaaaaaacagtaatgtttttatcaaaattattattcAATTTGACAGACGTCACATTTCAGACAACATtgaaatacaacaaacaaattcagcataaaaaaaaaacccacaaaaacaAATTCAGCATTACATGATTACGTGTGTGATGATGTTTATAACTTCAGAAACTCATTAACAAATGTATTTAATGCCTTGAAACCACTGATTGGACACAACTAAGCACACCACGGTGTATTAAGACATCGCTGTAGTGTTATATTGTTGTACAATGTCATTTTTATAGAATGGCAATATAGCCTTGTTTACTAAACCAAAATATCTTTTCTGGAGTAATGACACTTCTGCTAACACAAGATGGtttgtacaaaatacagaatGCTGTTTGACCATTTTAGGCAGACAAAATAAgcattcattttacaaaattatattagcTCAAATCAAATAGTATTTTACAGATCACATAATTCACTTGCTGTCAATTTCTTGCACTCAAAATTTCTGTTCAGAACAAAATGCTggaacatacaatacaaaaaattataaattaattcacaacaaacaatacaaaaacatttcttttacaAGAAACAATCAATCCCAAATTACTAGTTTAAACATTCATGGGATTCTTGGAATAAAACaggattaaaaataaaacattgcacagagtaaaataaaaatctaaatatcGTATTCGACCTGATAAGTGCACCAGCCTGGCAGGATGGGTGAgttaattaaaacatgaaaagtTCCTAACCTCCCAGATATGCCAACATCATTTTCAGTCTTTTAACTGAAGATTGTTTTTTACATAAAGGTATGTGaattttgtgggtttttttaacACAGTGCACTTATTTGGTTAAATACGGTAATACCTGTTATGATACAAAACATGATACATGATGTGTTGAAAAGAGTGAATCTGAACAGATTTAAAATTCTAGATATTTTAACTAAGTGTGTAAAATAACAAATGTTTCCTCAAACACAAGCCGAGTATAATAcaagtgtacattgtatatactcaACTTTGCTTTAAgcactaaaaaaaaaaaagaacagaaTTAAAGACATATAGTAACAACAATTGGCAGCTTAAGTTTCAGATCTGTGACAACAGATCTTCGTTAAATTTGTTTTATCCAAAGTGGAATGGGTCAGACATCAGCCATCATAGCCTAAGGTGACCGCAGTACTGCAGTATACCATACTATAGGCTTCTTTCTGTTATCATTACTTACTGCAATCTATAAgcattaagaaaaaaaaatttccagtAACCATGGTTACAAAAATGATAATTCAAAGTGATATCTTAATAAAATTTATGAATGAAACTAGTTCCAAATAAACGAGAGATACACATACTAAGTAgaatttaatttcaacaaaatgttcTGTGTGATATGTTGAACATTTCTTAATTTCAGCAGTGTGATGTTGGAGCTGTTTGAAGTTTCCACTAAATTCTACAAGCAGAACTGTAAATTCTGGTCAGAGGACCTATAATGGGAGACATAAACTACcggtttacacaaaatattatgtttgtttataaaaaCAGGTCTGGCAGCAAAAAACAACATGAATTTCCACCTTACAAAAAACATAGCATACATAAATATATCCATGGTGTCCTTATCATATTTGCGTGTGATTTGGCACCTTTTATTGTAGAAATACACTGATTTTCTTTTATGCTTCACATATAAAGAGGATAAAATATTGACACCAGTGGCTTATACACACATGTTAAGATGTAGGCATTTGTTGGCATCATTGTTACTTCAGGttgatgtatataacaaaaaacagaagaaaattgGGTTCATCTTGGAGAATGTCCTTTTGAACCAATACTGAGGCAAAAGGAATGCAGTCATTTCAGCTTTCTAATGTGTCTCTGTTACCACTAAACGTTCCAACTTCaaggttacctcccctgaatCTCTTTGCCACCGACAGAGCTGATGGatacaatatttttatgacatttttatgATCAAGTTGGgagatatttatacattatttacttCCAGATCTTTTTAATTATTCTGAGAGATAGAGCCTGGTTAACAACTGGTTGATACCATTTTTCgtcaaatttcaaaaacaacATCACACGGTTACTTTGTTCCTATTTGTTAAGCAACCTTGTAGTCCAACAGGTGAAGATGCACTTCCATTTAACTTTTAtctcaataactatttttcATTGTCTTTTCTTACTTTTATGTTTAATGAATCTTCCCTTGACATACTGTCGCTTTTATTATGACAGTTTAACGAAATTTTACTGAGAGTCGATGCAGTAAAACAAGGTTTTCCTGAACCAATGGTGGCAATTCAAGATTTTACTGACCAATGGTGGCAATATGACATTGTTTTACAATCAGTTAATGTATCAAGGTTCATATaaatttttaacatttcaagGAACTGTTAAAATTTTAGGACGGCTGTTGTAATAGGTTTCTGATTATACCGTGTACGCACAGCAAAACAAACCATGCAAAAAGCATACCAGTTTTACAGATATTCTACTATACTTATCTCAAAATAATTCAAGCACTCTTCAACGCAGACAATCTGAATCACAAAATGTCCATGTCTAAAAAACTTCACTCCAAAATATTTTGAGTATTACTTATAACAACGAATCTATGGCATTAACAAGTACACAAACATGTAATGCCTTCAAAATCTGGGACTATCTGGGATTTCTGAAGCATCAGTATTGAGTACACATGTCACATCTACAAGACATTTCACACTGAGAGGACTTTAGTATACtagtacatatgtattatatatgtatcagacCACCATTTCGACCTATTCAACATTTTAATACTATTCTCTCTAACCTTACTTTTCACAACGACATTGCATCATGTCAATGCATACATTATGATTTATCGGACACCAGTGTAGGACTTCAAACTCACAAATCAAATATCAGACCCTAATCTCTACTATCCATAACATGTGCACTCAGCATCCGATCTTAAACTTCTCTACAAAAATTAGTACACAATGTCATCATCGTCGTCCATGTTAGGTTTGGAACGTCTCATCCTGAAATTACTGTAGGCTCTGTCATCATCTGATGGACCCTCGGACAATTCATCAGACAAATCTTCAGCTAGTCCCCAGTTTGTCCTGGATATGTGGACAGGAGCTGTTAAAGGAAACAATAAAGGTGAATATGATTTTCTACTGTTACTTTTAAAATGGTTACGATGTTTCATttaatgtaccatatttatctccTCATTCAGTCAACAGATATTTTGCAGAATCTTCAACCTTAGAACAATAACCAATTGTGTGGCCTACAAATAAACCATACTATAAATtgataattattatttgtaCCAGGGCAGGGAACATTTTGAGACTAAAACCTAGTAAGTGAAGTTACCCTATTCACCAATGAAAATCTAgcaaatgtctgtaagacatgaATGCCACCACTCCTAGTAACAATGTGTCCCATGCAGAAGGGGTCATCTTTGAACAATGACCAATGACTATTAGAGCGACAGACGGACAAAACAATAttgcctcccccccccccccccccacttaaTAATAGGGTGGAACATAACAAAAGAAAAAGACCTGGgtatttcaaaaattcaaaaattttcaaaatagcagcaaagtaatgccacacttatttatttctgttaatgttatatatctatatgaattgataattaaattatatatctaccaataCCAGGTCTCTACTTACAACTGTGTCCCTCTTCAGGTTTTGTTCTCTTTGGAGACATGGTCCAAGAGAAATCACGCTTCTTGGTGTCCGGCACATCTTCATCAGAGTTGTCAGATGGGAATGTCTTATTCTTCTTAACAGTGTAGGGCTGTTTCTTTTTCAGGCGACGAACAGGTGTGTCTTTGTCAGCATCTGTCAGAATAAATACTATATCATGcatcacatttacattaccAGTTTGACTCCTAAAGATACAAAAGGGCAACTGTCATGTCAGAGAGGTCCCGTAATATGTGTCTATAAACCTAAATGTTGAATTGGTAATTAATattctcaaaatacaaacatacaacatcaattatattttatttagataatatGATACTGTGGTGAACTTACTTTGTTGAGGTGTACATGAGGTATCTGGTccacaaacattttatttcaaagtcTCAGGAGTAACATTTGACCCTTTTAAATCTAACGATGAACACCCCAATCTAATAACCCTAAATCTGGAAATCATCATTTATcctcataaaaaaaaaagtatatctGTCCTTTGTAAGATGTTTTGACAGTATGTCTCATTTACAGTAACAGTGGCCATGATCTTGACTTTAGGAACTTTTTAAACCCATATGACATATCTGTATATCACAGCGTATCATCATGTGAAATTTCAGGATGACTTGAGCCATCCTATCTCTATAATAACTAACATGCCTTTCCCTACTGTTACTACGTACCTTCTCCATCCAGGGAAGACAGACGATATGATCCCAGTTTTGCAATTGACCTCTCCCTCTCATCACTTTCATTATTCTCATCTGGATCAACTACAGTCCTAGAAAAATCCTGTGAATTTTTGTTCTTTCCCTTCTTCTTTTTCCCTTTCTTCTTCTGTGATACTGGAGCATCTGAATCTTCTGTGCCTAGGTCACCATTCCGATTGCTATACCGAGAATCTTGTACACCAAATCTGGACCTCAATGAGGCATCGTTATAATCATTTTGATCCTCAAACCTAGAGCCCAGTCCTCTGTAATTTCCAAGTTGTGTGTTGTTGCTATAGAGGTTATTTCGGTTTCCGAATCTTGAATCTGCACCATTATTGTAAAGTGAATCATCAGGTTTATTGCTTCTGGAATTTCTGTTGTTGCGGTATAAAGAATCTTCATGCTTTTCGCGTTgtgaaaatgataaattatcatAACCAGCGACAATTTGCCTGCTTCCATAGGCCCTTTTAGCACGCAAACTACTATCCTCACTCTCTTCTTCATCATCTTCCACTTGCCTTAAATTATTTCCTCTAGCTGAAAAACTGATTTTTGATAAGGAGCCAACAGATTTTTTGTAATGATCCTCAGTTTCATCATCTATTTCTTCCACAGCTCTAAGTTTCTGCTTTTTAGATTTCTTTTTCTTAGAAGTTCCTATTGTCTCATCCATGAATTTTGCACCTAGAGGACGttgaaggggaggtaaccttGGCGTAAGTTTGTGACCACGTGTATAAATGTCTACATCACTGTCTTCATTTTCATCCATATGTGAAGCTAAATGAGTTTGTTTTAGCCGATTCCGTTTTTCATCATACTTATCGTAATTACTTTCTCCAGCGTCTCCGTTGGATAAGTTAAATCGTCTAGGTGAACGGTATGATCGGTTGACTGCAAGATCATCAGAATCCACATCATCTGAATCATCTTCCTTTTCGCTGGATTCTTTTTTTCTTGATCGTCTCCTTCCACCACTTTCTGTCTCCAGCTCCCATAGTGGACCTGCCAAATTAAGACTTTTTTGCGCCTGCACCCTCTCCTCATTTCGCTTCTGTGAAAAAACAGAAAACCTTTAAAATTACTTACAGGGTTAAATTGTTATGATTGCTTAGATAAGTAAGGAAAATTAAGCaaataatctaaaaaaaaattgtttggtGTGGTGGTGACATGGACCAGTAGGACTGTCATCTTTAACTGATATATCGTGTATGGTCAGATGATATTTCTATCTGACGGTAAGTTCATGTgaggtaataagcccacctaaTTAAGTTGTAGGTCTAACAAATACAAACCCAATCTATTTCATTGTTCTTTAAAAGGCCTAACCACCTACtttgaattaattaaattgaCTCGATGCAGGATAAAAATTCATAAACATGTATCTCCATCATATATGACAAAACAGATGATGTTTTCCTTTTCCTGTCTAAGACTGTTTTTGCATTACTCAGTTAAAATGGTCCAGGCTCCAGTTTCATTAATATTCTTCACAAAAAATTCCTTAACCTCAAATTATGCCTTGGAAAGCATCACTGGATGTAAGGAAATCCCTAAACTAAGATTTGTCTCCCTTCACTACAATAACGCTTTTCTAAGGAAAATTCCAAGTTAAGGAACGTCAATGAACCCTGGGCCTGGTGACATCGAACTCACCTTGATAAaggaataaacaaaacaataaattcaaAGCTCAGCTCCATATTTAAGCATACTGAATATTAAATTACttcatattcaaattaaatatttgtgtGCATCAACCTTGTTTTTGTGTAGAAATTCTGAATATAAGCAAGAGTCAGCCAATAAATTTTGGACACAACAAAACCCCTAATTCTGTGCTACATAAAAATTCCTTCTTTTGTTTGCCTCCCCCCAAACCGTACTTGTCTTGTCGTTCCATGTTCAATCGATTCAACTTTTTAACCATTTATGTGAAAGCAGGCGAATCAACCTCCAAAAGTATGAAATGCTACATGATTTGACCAAATACATTCTGTATGTTACTTTTACTACAGTATGAACACAATTAGCACTGACAAGTAAGTGTGCAATAAACCATTCGTTTGATCAGTTTAAAATAAGTTACACATTATTTTTCAGAATATTTAAAAGGAATTTTTCAACAAAGCCATTGATGATTACTATATATTTCAGATCACTACCTGCCAAAATTATGAAGTCTATGATACAATCCATTCCATCAATATTATTTTCCATATCCAACTTAATGAGCATCCTGTGTTGTGTAATAGGTAGAAGTGGAAAATATCTTACTCTTGCTTGGGTTCAAACTAGCAACTTCTATGCAGATATCCTgtcactagactaaagggaaatttccCATCTTCAACAGCTGATAAGATGAAATGTACTTTCATCTTCTACAGTTAAAAATAATGTGCTGACAGATTTGATCACTGGTAAAAGGCTTATGATATACCGAGGGTGGCAAGAAGAGACATTTTCAGGGAACAGGAATGCTAAGTAAGTTAGATATGATAGTTATAAATCTAAGGAAAACtcaaaatgtatttgaaattaaGGGTTTCAAATGCACTGATTGCCTCTCCACAATGATGAAATTTCTGCTTAAGGGGACAATGAAATTAATAACCATTCTACTTATATAAAAAGATTTAACAATAATGGACCTTTGGTGAGATCAACATGGGTTTTATACTAAcctggtagaatcaaatattgacCAAGGGCAAATTAGAATAATGTCTAGCAATTTCAAATTGAATCATTTTGTTGCACTAGTTATGAAAGAATTACCGTTGCTATGTAATTCTATAACTCCCTTGCCCAAACAGAAATGTATTATCATGGAAAGGCTAGTAACATGTAATAAAATCAaatgtaacaaaaaataaagtcaATCAGACAAAGAATTCATTTAAGTAGCATTGTAAGGAAACTTCAACACAGATGA is a window encoding:
- the LOC117327479 gene encoding transcriptional regulator ATRX homolog, whose product is MGNACSCIRGRGEPKKKITLAILGIDGAGKTTISKALIGDELDLEVAPTVGFNTDSFTFNKYELTLYDIGGGKNVRRIWTHYFHEIYGVIYVVDSTATKRISEIQENLKNLLEHPQVTGKPLLLLANKSDLKDAMESIDVCEKIHLEEQVNKHKCPSRIESTSAVKGTGKKVDPKLKEGLKWLCGMIEHNWDQYTERVNRDMEVQRVRDEEEKAIRRERVRKIKEEREKAEKAERKRLGIEEPNDDDEDEDTGDPFKPIGAKKPETKKRNEERVQAQKSLNLAGPLWELETESGGRRRSRKKESSEKEDDSDDVDSDDLAVNRSYRSPRRFNLSNGDAGESNYDKYDEKRNRLKQTHLASHMDENEDSDVDIYTRGHKLTPRLPPLQRPLGAKFMDETIGTSKKKKSKKQKLRAVEEIDDETEDHYKKSVGSLSKISFSARGNNLRQVEDDEEESEDSSLRAKRAYGSRQIVAGYDNLSFSQREKHEDSLYRNNRNSRSNKPDDSLYNNGADSRFGNRNNLYSNNTQLGNYRGLGSRFEDQNDYNDASLRSRFGVQDSRYSNRNGDLGTEDSDAPVSQKKKGKKKKGKNKNSQDFSRTVVDPDENNESDERERSIAKLGSYRLSSLDGEDADKDTPVRRLKKKQPYTVKKNKTFPSDNSDEDVPDTKKRDFSWTMSPKRTKPEEGHSSPVHISRTNWGLAEDLSDELSEGPSDDDRAYSNFRMRRSKPNMDDDDDIVY